A part of Primulina eburnea isolate SZY01 chromosome 10, ASM2296580v1, whole genome shotgun sequence genomic DNA contains:
- the LOC140842792 gene encoding uncharacterized protein isoform X1, whose amino-acid sequence MDNDERLELTSLLEILPPVEFCCIYGSSLHPNNLDKTSMIDYILGVADPRQWHAENLKLNPSHYASWMMRLGGARLITDVADDIGVGVHFNPFITHNDRSFKYGVVRMHDLVQDVLGWERFYLSGRLQKPVNIILDYLRIAELNSVNLKAATSAALLLLPSKFSEEELYAKICGLSYMGDIRMLFAEDKNKVKKIVQGQFNLFQTMYKPTLEEYAAQDLLRFSSSAKINIMQDCELSTVNSLVSSLPWQLRGLMGSKLGEKKIIDGAGRTVQTVVINSKKEVAECVRKILRRKVAVSSARQVVAGLLTGGVVHGVRYLGSKMLKACKSWM is encoded by the exons ATGGATAACGATGAAAGACTTGAGCTGACAAGTTTGCTAGAAATTCTTCCTCCAGTTGAGTTCTGCTGCATCTATGGGTCCTCCCTCCATCCAAACAATTTGGACAAG ACATCCATGATAGATTACATTCTTGGTGTAGCAGACCCCCGGCAATGGCATGCAGAG aATCTTAAATTGAATCCGAGCCATTATGCATCTTGGATGATGCGCCTTGGTGGAGCACGACTG ATCACTGATGTTGCTGATGATATTGGGGTTGGCGTACACTTCAACCCATTTATAACTCACAACGACAGG AGCTTCAAGTATGGTGTTGTCCGAATGCATGATTTGGTTCAGGATGTTTTAGGATGGGAGAGGTTCTATTTGAGTGGACGTCTACAGAAACCG GTTAATATCATATTGGATTACTTGCGTATAGCAGAACTAAATTCTGTAAATTTAAAGGCTGCAACCTCTGCAGCTCTCCTCCTTTTACCTTCAAAATTCAGCGAG GAGGAATTATATGCCAAAATATGTGGTCTCTCATACATGGGTGACATTCGAATGCTTTTTGCAGAGGATAAAAACAAG GTGAAAAAGATCGTTCAAGGACAGTTTAATTTATTCCAAACTATGTATAAACCAACACTGGAAGAATATGCTGCCCAGGACTTGCTTAGATTCTCATCTTCagcaaaaataaatataatgcaG GACTGCGAGTTGTCTACCGTTAATTCCTTAGTATCTTCCCTTCCTTGGCAACTCAGAGGTCTCATGGGTTCTAAACTTGGAGAAAAGAAAATTATTGATGGAGCTG GTCGAACGGTACAGACAGTGGTGATCAATTCAAAGAAAGAGGTCGCAGAATGTGTTCGCAAGATTTTGAGACGGAAAGTAGCAGTTTCCAGTGCGAGACAGGTTGTTGCTGGTCTGTTGACTGGTGGTGTGGTTCATGGTGTAAGGTACCTCGGAAGCAAAATGCTGAAGGCCTGCAAATCTTGGATGTAA
- the LOC140842792 gene encoding uncharacterized protein isoform X2, translating to MDNDERLELTSLLEILPPVEFCCIYGSSLHPNNLDKTSMIDYILGVADPRQWHAENLKLNPSHYASWMMRLGGARLITDVADDIGVGVHFNPFITHNDRSFKYGVVRMHDLVQDVLGWERFYLSGRLQKPVNIILDYLRIAELNSVNLKAATSAALLLLPSKFSEEELYAKICGLSYMGDIRMLFAEDKNKDCELSTVNSLVSSLPWQLRGLMGSKLGEKKIIDGAGRTVQTVVINSKKEVAECVRKILRRKVAVSSARQVVAGLLTGGVVHGVRYLGSKMLKACKSWM from the exons ATGGATAACGATGAAAGACTTGAGCTGACAAGTTTGCTAGAAATTCTTCCTCCAGTTGAGTTCTGCTGCATCTATGGGTCCTCCCTCCATCCAAACAATTTGGACAAG ACATCCATGATAGATTACATTCTTGGTGTAGCAGACCCCCGGCAATGGCATGCAGAG aATCTTAAATTGAATCCGAGCCATTATGCATCTTGGATGATGCGCCTTGGTGGAGCACGACTG ATCACTGATGTTGCTGATGATATTGGGGTTGGCGTACACTTCAACCCATTTATAACTCACAACGACAGG AGCTTCAAGTATGGTGTTGTCCGAATGCATGATTTGGTTCAGGATGTTTTAGGATGGGAGAGGTTCTATTTGAGTGGACGTCTACAGAAACCG GTTAATATCATATTGGATTACTTGCGTATAGCAGAACTAAATTCTGTAAATTTAAAGGCTGCAACCTCTGCAGCTCTCCTCCTTTTACCTTCAAAATTCAGCGAG GAGGAATTATATGCCAAAATATGTGGTCTCTCATACATGGGTGACATTCGAATGCTTTTTGCAGAGGATAAAAACAAG GACTGCGAGTTGTCTACCGTTAATTCCTTAGTATCTTCCCTTCCTTGGCAACTCAGAGGTCTCATGGGTTCTAAACTTGGAGAAAAGAAAATTATTGATGGAGCTG GTCGAACGGTACAGACAGTGGTGATCAATTCAAAGAAAGAGGTCGCAGAATGTGTTCGCAAGATTTTGAGACGGAAAGTAGCAGTTTCCAGTGCGAGACAGGTTGTTGCTGGTCTGTTGACTGGTGGTGTGGTTCATGGTGTAAGGTACCTCGGAAGCAAAATGCTGAAGGCCTGCAAATCTTGGATGTAA
- the LOC140842795 gene encoding translation initiation factor IF3-4, chloroplastic-like, whose amino-acid sequence MAGLSTTFHHPYISKPLKPFSSVHLLTVSLRRRGLNDSVRLPFVSGANTISARYGGGGGGGPSRTSQSDDEEALDLSTIRSDSVRLIDQQQKMVGVVSKAQAIQMADDAELDLVILSPDADPPVVRIMDFNKYRYEQQKKKRDQQKKSAASRMDLKELKMGYNIDVHDYSVRLKAAQKFLKDGDKVKVIVNLKGRENEFRNNAIDLLRRFQNDIGELGIEENKDFRERNIFIVLVPNKVVAQKSQEPPTKRENPSESEVSAGV is encoded by the exons ATGGCAGGTCTCTCCACTACTTTCCACCATCCCTACATCTCCAAACCCCTCAAACCATTCTCTTCTGTGCACCTTCTCACCGTTTCTCTCCGCCGCCGCGGCCTTAACGACTCTGTCCGTTTGCCATTCGTTTCCGGCGCCAACACCATCTCCGCCCGCTACGGCGGTGGCGGTGGCGGGGGGCCCTCAAGAACGTCCCAGTCAGATGATGAGGAAGCCCTCGACTTGTCTACCATTAG GTCAGATTCTGTTAGGCTTATTGATCAGCAGCAGAAAATG GTGGGAGTAGTTTCAAAAGCTCAGGCAATTCAAATGGCTGATGATGCTGAGCTTGACTTG GTGATATTATCTCCAGATGCAGATCCCCCAGTCGTAAGAATCATGGATTTCAA TAAATACAGATATGAGCAGCAGAAGAAGAAAAGAGATCAGCAGAAGAAAAGTGCTG CTAGTCGTATGGACTTGAAGGAACTGAAGATGGG TTACAATATTGACGTGCATGACTATTCTGTGCGTTTGAAAGCAGCACAGAAGTTTTTGAAAGATGGCGATAAG GTGAAGGTGATAGTAAACTTGAAAGGGCGTGAAAATGAGTTCAGAAATAATGCTATCGACCTTCTTAGACGGTTCCAAAATGACATAGGGGAG TTAGGAATCGAGGAAAACAAAGATTTTAGAGAAAGGAACATATTCATAGTGTTGGTACCAAACAAGGTCGTTGCACAGAAATCTCAAGAACCACCTACCAAGAGAGAAAACCCATCAGAGTCTGAAGTCTCAGCTGGTGTTTAA
- the LOC140842793 gene encoding cellulose synthase A catalytic subunit 7 [UDP-forming]-like, protein MEASAGLVAGSHNRNELVVIHGHEEPKTLKNLNGQVCEICGDAAGLTVDGELFVACNECGFPVCRPCYEYERREGNQLCPQCKTRYKRLKGSPRVEGDDDEEDIDDIEHEFNIDEQKKNTDIAESMLHGKMSYGRGQEDEENAQYPAVVAGGRSHHVSGEFPTPSHAYGGDQMMGSSLHRRVHPHPVSDETGGARWDDKKLEMGWKERMEDWKMQQGNLGPEYDDSADPEMTILDEARQPLSRKVPIASSKINPYRMVIVTRLVVLAFFLRYRILNPVHDAFGLWLTSIICEIWFAFSWILDQFPKWFPIDRETYLDRLSLRYEREGEPNMLAPVDIFVSTVDPMKEPPLVTANTVLSILAMDYPVDKISCYISDDGASMCTFEALSETAEFARKWVPFCKKFSIEPRAPEMYFSEKVDYLKGKVQPTFVQERRAMKREYEEFKVRLNALVAKAIKVPPGGWIMQDGTPWPGNNTKDHPGMIQVFLGQNGGLDVEGRELPRLVYVSREKRPSFQHHKKAGAMNSLIRVSGVLTNAAFMLNLDCDHYLNNSKAVREAMCFLMDPQVGKKVCYVQFPQRFDGIDKHDRYANRNTVFFDINMKGLDGIQGPVYVGTGCVFRRQALYGYEPPKGPKRPKMVSCDCCPCFERRKKLPKYSKNDPDGEANIQGFDEDNKILMSQMNFEKKFGQSPIFVTSTLMIEGGVPPSSSPAALLKEAIHVISCGYEDKTEWGSELGWIYGSITEDILTGFKMHCRGWRSIYCMPKRAAFKGSAPINLSDRLNQVLRWALGSVEIFFSRHSPLWYGYKEGNLKWLERFAYVNTTVYPFTSLPLLAYCTLPAICLLTGKFIMPEISTFASLFFIALFLSIFVTGILELRWSGVSIEEWWRNEQFWVIGGVSAHLFAVIQGLLKVLAGIDTNFTVTSKATDDEDFGELYAFKWTTLLIPPTTILIINLVGVVAGISDAINNGYQSWGPLFGKLFFAFWVIVHLYPFLKGLMGRQNRTPTIVIIWSVLLASIFSLLWVRIDPFILKTKGPNTKQCGINC, encoded by the exons ATGGAAGCCAGTGCCGGTCTCGTTGCTGGTTCTCACAACCGGAACGAGTTAGTTGTCATCCATGGCCACGAAGAG CCTAAGACACTGAAAAATCTGAATGGACAAGTCTGTGAGATATGTGGGGATGCGGCTGGGCTAACGGTGGATGGCGAACTCTTCGTGGCATGCAACGAGTGCGGTTTCCCAGTGTGCCGGCCGTGCTACGAGTACGAGAGAAGAGAAGGCAATCAACTGTGCCCTCAGTGCAAAACCAGATATAAACGTCTAAAAG GGAGTCCGAGGGTCGAGGGAGATGACGACGAGGAAGATATCGATGACATTGAACATGAATTCAACATAGATGAGCAAAAAAAGAATACCGATATTGCTGAATCCATGCTCCATGGGAAGATGAGTTACGGAAGAGGACAAGAAGACGAGGAAAACGCTCAATATCCGGCTGTTGTAGCCGGCGGTCGCTCCCATCAT GTCAGTGGAGAGTTCCCGACTCCAAGTCATGCTTATGGTGGAGACCAAATGATGGGATCCTCTCTGCACAGGCGCGTGCATCCACATCCAGTCTCTGATGAAACTG GAGGTGCAAGATGGGATGATAAGAAACTGGAGATGGGTTGGAAAGAAAGGATGGAAGACTGGAAAATGCAGCAAGGAAATCTGGGGCCTGAATATGATGACTCCGCTGATCCGGAAATGACCAT TTTAGATGAAGCAAGACAACCGTTATCAAGAAAAGTGCCAATTGCTTCGAGCAAAATTAATCCTTACCGAATGGTGATCGTGACTCGGCTGGTGGTACTGGCCTTCTTCCTTCGTTACCGAATCTTGAATCCCGTGCATGATGCATTTGGCCTCTGGCTCACTTCAATTATTTGTGAAATCTGGTTTGCTTTCTCATGGATTCTCGATCAGTTTCCAAAATGGTTCCCCATTGATAGGGAGACGTATCTTGATCGCCTTTCCCTCAG GTATGAAAGGGAAGGTGAACCAAACATGCTAGCTCCAGTCGATATATTTGTCAGTACAGTAGATCCCATGAAGGAACCACCTCTTGTTACAGCCAATACGGTTCTCTCAATACTTGCAATGGACTACCCTGTTGACAAAATCTCATGTTATATATCTGATGATGGTGCTTCAATGTGTACCTTTGAAGCACTATCAGAAACAGCAGAATTCGCTCGAAAATGGGTTCCTTTCTGTAAGAAGTTCTCTATAGAACCTCGGGCACCGGAGATGTATTTCTCGGAGAAGGTTGACTATCTGAAGGGTAAAGTGCAGCCAACTTTTGTGCAGGAGCGAAGAGCTATGAAG AGAGAATATGAAGAATTCAAGGTCAGACTAAATGCACTGGTTGCAAAAGCCATTAAAGTTCCTCCTGGAGGATGGATCATGCAAGATGGGACTCCATGGCCTGGAAACAACACTAAGGATCATCCTGGTATGATTCAAGTCTTTCTAGGCCAAAATGGAGGCCTTGATGTGGAAGGACGTGAACTTCCTCGCCTAGTTTATGTTTCTCGGGAAAAGAGGCCAAGTTTTCAGCATCACAAAAAAGCTGGTGCGATGAATTCCCTG ATTCGAGTTTCTGGAGTTCTTACCAACGCTGCATTCATGTTGAACTTGGACTGTGACCACTACTTAAATAACAGCAAGGCTGTAAGAGAGGCGATGTGTTTTTTGATGGATCCTCAGGTTGGAAAGAAGGTTTGCTACGTCCAATTCCCTCAGAGGTTTGATGGGATAGATAAACATGACAGATATGCCAACAGAAATACAGTCTTCTTTGAT ATCAACATGAAAGGTCTAGACGGCATTCAAGGTCCAGTCTATGTTGGGACAGGGTGTGTCTTTAGAAGACAAGCTTTATATGGCTATGAACCTCCCAAGGGTCCTAAGCGTCCAAAAATGGTAAGCTGCGATTGTTGCCCATGCTTTGAACGCCGCAAAAAGCTTCCAAAATACTCTAAGAATGATCCCGATGGAGAGGCAAACATTCAAG GATTTGATGAAgacaataaaatattaatgtCTCAGAtgaattttgaaaagaaatttggacaATCACCAATATTTGTGACTTCAACCTTGATGATTGAAGGTGGTGTCCCACCTTCCTCAAGCCCAGCAGCTTTGCTAAAAGAAGCCATTCATGTCATAAGCTGTGGTTATGAAGACAAGACAGAATGGGGTTCTGAG CTGGGTTGGATTTACGGCTCTATCACAGAAGATATCCTCACAGGATTCAAGATGCATTGCCGCGGTTGGCGATCCATTTACTGTATGCCTAAAAGGGCTGCATTTAAGGGATCAGCTCCAATTAATCTATCAGATCGTCTCAATCAGGTGCTGCGATGGGCTCTTGGCTCTGTCGAGATCTTTTTCAGTCGCCATAGCCCTCTGTGGTATGGGTACAAAGAAGGAAACTTAAAGTGGCTAGAACGATTTGCATATGTCAACACGACTGTCTATCCCTTCACCTCTCTACCACTTCTTGCCTACTGTACCCTCCCTGCTATCTGCTTGCTCACTGGAAAATTCATCATGCCAGAG ATAAGCACCTTTGcaagtttattctttattgctCTCTTCCTATCAATATTTGTGACGGGTATTCTAGAGCTAAGGTGGAGTGGAGTTAGCATCGAGGAATGGTGGAGAAACGAGCAGTTTTGGGTGATTGGCGGTGTATCTGCTCACCTCTTCGCCGTTATTCAAGGCCTTCTAAAAGTTTTGGCAGGAATAGACACAAACTTCACAGTAACATCCAAGGCAACAGATGATGAGGATTTTGGGGAGCTATACGCTTTCAAGTGGACAACACTCCTTATCCCTCCAACAactattttgataataaaccttGTTGGTGTTGTGGCTGGAATCTCGGATGCCATCAACAACGGGTATCAATCATGGGGTCCCCTATTCGGTAAGCTATTCTTTGCCTTTTGGGTGATCGTGCACCTCTACCCATTCCTCAAAGGTCTCATGGGCAGGCAGAACAGGACTCCCACTATTGTTATTATATGGTCAGTTCTTCTAGCTTCAATCTTCTCTTTGCTTTGGGTTCGAATCGATCCCTTCATACTAAAAACTAAGGGGCCTAACACCAAGCAATGTGGGATTAACTGCTGA
- the LOC140842794 gene encoding AUGMIN subunit 8-like, which yields MDVCELPQALEKQSISDATKPPLIQAVSNHGTLQSRIREISSRYKSPARSTGPKRCPSPNTSKTAPTSTVSGPKRAVSAERKRSRGPLSPPSPSPSTPVQDTSSEMLLTSKKIVGNKLTEFLRPSAMRSLSVSFKSDIISVPMSKREKPVSNVLSDPALRPSSNIAHKQTELPVSRKSTPERTSTSNKGKRSFDKSENSKPIDSLPACLVDQHRWPRRVNGKASSSALNRNINLTDKISETASLSHSIQAESYPRRLSLEKITSDLLMSRTCCNSGKFMLNGCSSDDSSMRTQFTPSSSPDKTPLMYAAARAQSLPTSGFRPPSPPVSRGTSPARNKVGKPSSRGPSPARARQSSPSRQPQSSTSVLSFIADIKKGNKAANHIEDVHQLRLLYNRHLQWHYANARSDAVLHSLKVKAEKILYSTWRTIAFLLDSATAKTIHLQQLRLVLKLYSILDYQLTCLDQWALVERDHANSLTLVTQEMQEGTIRIPVTEGARGDIETIKAAVCAAVDVMQAMGSSLCSILSQMEGMNSLVSQVADIAAQERAMLDECESLMSITAAFQVQEYSLRTHISQSRQALGNDESAIFGF from the exons ATGGACGTATGTGAATTACCGCAAGCATTAGAGAAGCAATCTATATCAGATGCAACTAAACCTCCGTTGATCCAAGCTGTTAGCAATCATGGAACCCTCCAGTCCCGAATCAGAGAAATTAGTTCTAGGTACAAGTCACCCGCACGGTCCACTGGACCGAAACGCTGCCCTTCGCCCAATACCAGCAAGACAGCTCCAACCTCAACTGTATCTGGTCCAAAGAGGGCTGTATCAGCAGAAAGAAAGCGCTCCCGTGGACCATTATCACCGCCCAGTCCATCTCCATCAACACCAGTGCAGGATACATCCTCAGAAATGCTACTGACATCAAAAAAGATCGTGGGCAATAAGTTAACTGAGTTTTTAAGGCCATCTGCAATGCGGAGTCTCAGCGTTTCTTTtaaatctgatatcatatctgTTCCTATGAGCAAGAGAGAAAAACCAGTTTCAAATGTTCTCTCTGATCCAGCTCTGAGGCCTTCGTCAAACATAGCTCATAAACAGACTGAACTACCCGTCTCAAGAAAATCCACACCAGAGAGAACGAGTACTTCAAATAAAGGAAAGAGGTCTTTTGATAAATCAGAGAATTCTAAACCCATTGATAGTTTACCTGCTTGTCTAGTGGATCAGCATCGATGGCCAAGAAGAGTTAACGGAAAAGCTAGTTCTTCTGCTTTGAATAGAAACATCAATCTGACTGATAAGATAAGCGAAACTGCATCTTTATCCCATTCCATTCAGGCTGAGTCTTACCCAAGGAGATTATCTTTGGAAAAAATTACCAGTGATTTGTTAATGTCAAGAACTTGCTGTAACAGTGGCAAATTTATGTTGAATGGGTGCTCATCTGATGATAGTTCCATGAGGACACAGTTTACCCCTTCAAGTTCGCCAGATAAAACACCATTGATGTACGCTGCAGCAAGAGCCCAATCTCTGCCAACTTCTGGATTTCGCCCTCCATCGCCACCGGTGTCTAGAGGGACTAGTCCAGCTAGAAATAAGGTTGGCAAACCTTCTTCTAGAGGACCCAGTCCTGCTCGGGCAAGGCAATCCAGCCCATCCCGACAACCTCAAAGTTCAACTTCTGTTCTTAGCTTTATTGCTGATATTAAGAAAGGAAATAAGGCTGCAAATCACATCGAAGACGTGCATCAGCTGCGGTTGTTATACAATAGACACTTGCAATGGCATTATGCAAATGCCCGAAGTGATGCTGTATTGCATTCACTGAAAGTAAAAGCAGAG AAAATATTGTATAGCACGTGGAGGACAATTGCATTTCTGTTGGACTCGGCAACTGCAAAAACGATACACCTTCAGCAGCTGAGGCTCGTCTTGAAACTTTACTCAATTTTGGACTATCAA CTGACTTGTCTTGATCAGTGGGCTTTGGTTGAAAGAGACCATGCCAACTCATTAACCTTGGTCACCCAAGAAATGCAAGAAGGTACCATCCGTATTCCAGTCACTGAAGGAGCAAGG GGAGATATTGAAACTATTAAAGCAGCTGTATGCGCTGCTGTTGATGTGATGCAGGCTATGGGATCCTCTTTATGTTCCATTCTTTCACAG ATGGAGGGGATGAATTCTTTGGTTTCCCAAGTTGCTGATATAGCAGCACAAGAAAGAGCAATGCTTGATGAATGTGAATCACTAATGAGCATTACAGCTGCATTTCAG GTGCAAGAATACAGCCTCAGAACTCATATATCTCAGTCTAGACAAGCTTTGGGAAATGACGAATCAGCGATATTCGGATTTTAA